AGCCCATCTGGAATCTCCTAACCACGATGGTCCCGTTACACCAAAGAGTTCAAGGAAGTTGTTTAAAAGACCGTACTTGGGGCTCAACAACCACCCCCAAACCAATCCTATTGCAACGGCTGAGGTGACGACGGGAGAAAAGAACGTTGCCCTGAAAGTGTTTATGCCAGGCAATTTTCTGTTAACAAGTACCGCAAGCAACAAGCCAAGTGCCATAACAGCGGGAACGTATATTCCAGAAAAGATAAAGGTGTTTTTCAGCATCTCCCAAAAAGTCGGATCTGAAAACATCTCTGAGTAATTTGAAAAGCCAATCCATTCGGGAGGAGAAAAGATGTCCCAATGCATGAAACTCATGAAAAAAGCAAAGATAATTGGACCAAGCCTGAAAACGAATAAACCTATTAAAGCGGGCAAGATGAAAAGCCAAGCATGCCATGGACGGTACCATTTTAGATTTCTTTTCAAGTAAATCACCTCGTAGCTTTTTGTAACTCAAAAAGGGGGCATAAGGCCCCCTTTTGTTATGTTATTATTTGTAATATCTTGACAACACTTTGTTTGCGTAGGACATGACTTTTTGCATGGCTTCTTGGAAAGTCATCTCTCCGTTCATAACGGCATCAAGAGCTCCGTTGAGTCCAAGCCCTTCCGCTGCTCCATATCCTCTCCATTCACTCCATCCCTTGGTAAAGGAATTTATCATTTTGTCCTTCCCAAGTTGGAGCAATATGCCTTTTTCTGCTGGTTGTTTGCCTTTTTCTAAGAACGCTTTAGATTCTGCCAATGGTCTGTAAGATGGTATCTTTCCAGCCATGTACATATCCAAAGTCAAGCCAGGGCCACTCAAGAATTTGGCAAGTTCCCACGCTTCTTTTGGATGTGCAGTGTAAGAAGAAATGGCAACCATATCTGGCCAAGCGTATATCACGTTTTTGGAGCCATTTGGTCCCACTGGAACCGGAGCAATTCCCCATTTGAATTTGTTTCCGACGAGGCTTCTGTTGTTTTCTATGTTCCAAGAACCGTCAACCCACATTGCAGCCATTCCGAGTGGAAATACGTCTTGAGGTCTAACACCTGTCATGTCTTTCTTCTTCGGAGCCACTTTGTAAGTAGTGACGAGTTTCGTCAAGAATTCCATGGTTTTGATAGCATTCTTGTCGGGAGCGAATCTCTTTTTGTCAGCGCTCAACAAATGTCCACCGTTTCTGTATATCCATGGCTCTATATTGGCATATCTCCCGTAAAGCCAAAATCCCCATTGTTTAACTTTTCCATTTTCCCTAACCGTAAGCTTTTCAGCGGCGTTCAAGAAATCACACCATCCCCAATTTTCGTTTGGATATGAAAGTCCAGCTTTGTCAAAAGCCGTTTTGTTGAAGAACAAAACAGGGGTAACCCACGCAAAAGGCAGAGCGTAAATGTCTCCGGTATTTTTCGGGTATTTGGCCATGTTAAAGAGGCTTTCAAAGTAATCGGACATATTCAAATCCGTATTCACATATTTCTGAATGTCTAAAAGCAACCCTTTGGCAGACCATTCTTCGATGTATCCAGAACTCATGTTAAAGACGTCTGGCAACTTATGAGTAGATGCCATTATCCTGATCTTTGTCCAATAATCACGTGGCTCAATAGTTGTGAGCTCTACCTTTATGTTTGGATGTAGGCTTTCAAACTTGTCTATGGCCGTCTGCACCTTGGCTTTTATGCTCGGGTCCCACATCCAGTATCGCAACGTGATTTGACCTGCAACGGCGGTAAACGCTATCAGCCCTATCATCAACAGGGCTATCCAACTTACCTTCTTCATATTACAGCACCTCCCAATTTTTTAAATGAACACCGCGGCGGGAACAGGCCTTTCAAACTCATGATATGGAATGCCCCGCCGATCGGCATACTTAAGTGCTTTAGAACCCAAAAACCTAGCTTGCATGGATCCGCCGCCATCTAAATTCAGCGCATTTCTTGCTCCCAAACGCACGAATTCATCTGCCAATTCTTTCAACGTGAATCCACGGCTATCAAAACCGGCTTCATATGGATAACTGTTGCAGCCTTCTACCGCCACTACCCATATGTTTTCATCGTTATTTCCAATTGCAATGCGGGCAGCCGGAGTTTCATCCCAATTGAACGGAAAAACCGTTGGAGGAAATGAAACTTTTCCTCCAAATTCCTCAATACCGAATCCGGTGTTAGCTATTCCATCTTTCATCAAAATAGGGCCACCCTGGACCGCAAAGGAGATATCGTTGAAATGAGGATAAGATATCTCTAAATTTTTGAAATTTTCAAAAGTCCTTCTATCTACTCTAACTACGAAACCCGCATCCGGTATTTTCACGTTCCCATTTTCCTTCCAGGAGATCACGCGATTGTTGATAACGACCATATCCACATCTCCAGAGCTTTGAGATGTGCGAACAGCATTTGGGCGTCGCCATATCTCACAGTTTTTAAAGGGAGTTAAAAGTGTTTCTCCAATAAAGAATTTCATATCTTCTGTGGCAATTGCTTCAACTGACATGCTTCCATCTTTGTAGACAAAAAAAGCCCCTCTTTTGAAAAGAGGTGGGGTTATGACGTTACCGTTGTTTATAGTTAGACCATATGGCTGACCAAAATACGTGTGAGAATTCTCCATATCGCTGATTTCCATCGTAAAGAATAGAGAATTGAAAGAAAAGAGCCGTGTTTCCTGCTCTGAAATAAATCCCATGCATGGATGCACAGGGAACAAATTAGAAGGTTTTACATATTCCTCTTCTGAAATGGTAAAAAAAGGATTCTTGTAGAGGATAAGGGAATGCAATGAAGAGAGTTCATCAAGTATTGGGCTCCTGGCAGCCAATCTTCCATTTTTCAAAGAAATACTTCCCTTCTTTGACTCTGTTTTCATCCATTCCACAAGACGTTCTGGCATGCCAACTAAGCGCTCGCCATCTTCTGTAATTTTTGGTAAAGTGTCAAAAGAGCTTATCTTTTTTACATCATATGGATAGTAAGCAAGAACAGGGGAAA
Above is a genomic segment from Mesoaciditoga lauensis cd-1655R = DSM 25116 containing:
- a CDS encoding carbohydrate ABC transporter permease, whose amino-acid sequence is MKRNLKWYRPWHAWLFILPALIGLFVFRLGPIIFAFFMSFMHWDIFSPPEWIGFSNYSEMFSDPTFWEMLKNTFIFSGIYVPAVMALGLLLAVLVNRKLPGINTFRATFFSPVVTSAVAIGLVWGWLLSPKYGLLNNFLELFGVTGPSWLGDSRWALMSIAFVMTWKMAGYYMILFLAGLQDIPRTLYEASRIDGATPRQTFWYITLPLLSPTTFFVLIIAIIDSFRNFQIIYTMTRGGPGTSSTTLVYGIYQNAFVFYRMGYASAMAYILLAIVGGITLINFYLKKHWVKYQY
- a CDS encoding ABC transporter substrate-binding protein, which gives rise to MKKVSWIALLMIGLIAFTAVAGQITLRYWMWDPSIKAKVQTAIDKFESLHPNIKVELTTIEPRDYWTKIRIMASTHKLPDVFNMSSGYIEEWSAKGLLLDIQKYVNTDLNMSDYFESLFNMAKYPKNTGDIYALPFAWVTPVLFFNKTAFDKAGLSYPNENWGWCDFLNAAEKLTVRENGKVKQWGFWLYGRYANIEPWIYRNGGHLLSADKKRFAPDKNAIKTMEFLTKLVTTYKVAPKKKDMTGVRPQDVFPLGMAAMWVDGSWNIENNRSLVGNKFKWGIAPVPVGPNGSKNVIYAWPDMVAISSYTAHPKEAWELAKFLSGPGLTLDMYMAGKIPSYRPLAESKAFLEKGKQPAEKGILLQLGKDKMINSFTKGWSEWRGYGAAEGLGLNGALDAVMNGEMTFQEAMQKVMSYANKVLSRYYK
- a CDS encoding phosphodiester glycosidase family protein, which produces MIYKVQHPNMKNLFLDHEAGDVLGVSAQIRSLKLMVEGNFSPVLAYYPYDVKKISSFDTLPKITEDGERLVGMPERLVEWMKTESKKGSISLKNGRLAARSPILDELSSLHSLILYKNPFFTISEEEYVKPSNLFPVHPCMGFISEQETRLFSFNSLFFTMEISDMENSHTYFGQPYGLTINNGNVITPPLFKRGAFFVYKDGSMSVEAIATEDMKFFIGETLLTPFKNCEIWRRPNAVRTSQSSGDVDMVVINNRVISWKENGNVKIPDAGFVVRVDRRTFENFKNLEISYPHFNDISFAVQGGPILMKDGIANTGFGIEEFGGKVSFPPTVFPFNWDETPAARIAIGNNDENIWVVAVEGCNSYPYEAGFDSRGFTLKELADEFVRLGARNALNLDGGGSMQARFLGSKALKYADRRGIPYHEFERPVPAAVFI